TTTTTTATTTGCAAAAATATTGTAATTGTCATATAGATAATTATATTTTGGAACAGTAGAATTCGTATTATTCAATGGATTCATTATGATATCCTCCTTAGAATTTAAAATAAAAAGAGACATTTATTAATATGTATCGTCTAGTTAATAGAAAATATATATAAATTATTGATAATTATTATACAAAACAAAAAACCTTATTTTAGATGTATTTTATCTAAAACAAGGTTAAGATTTTCTAAAAAAAATATAATGATTACAACTTATATGTTTTTATAGTTCTTCTTTAAATGGCTTCATAGACCGTTCCAGAATCCTAGCTCCCCAAGCAAGCAGTACTCCGTAATTTGTTACAGGAACAGCTACTTGATTTAAAAGGTTTAGTCTGTTATTCATCTGTTTTTTGGTCATCATACAGCCACCACAATGAACTACCAAATCGTAATTGGATACATCCTGTGGATATTCATTACCTTGGAAAAATTCAAATCTAAGTGATTCCCCAAGATTTCTTTTTAACAGAGCAGGAATTTTATATCTTCCTATATCTTCATGAGAGGTATTGTGTGTGCATATTTCAGCCATCAATATCCTAGCATCAGGAGGAAGGCTTTCTATTACCTTTATCCCATCATAGAAGGTTTTTAAATCGCCTTTTTGTCTTGCAAATAATATAGAAAAGCTAGTTAAAGGTATTTCTTCAGGTACTATTTTAGATACCTCTTGAAAGGCCTGTGAATCTGTAACTACTAAATCAACCTTATCTAGTCTTTCTAGGGTATCAGATAGCTCGGTATCTCTGACTACATGGCAGATTATACCATGGTCTAGTGCATCTCTTATCAGCTGAACCTGAGGCAAGATTATTCTTCCTTTTGGAGCTTCTGAATCTATAGGAACAACCAAGACAACGTGACTACCATAAGGCAGTAGGTCCCCAATTATGGTTTCCTCTTCCATTTTTTTTGAAAGCTTATCGATCAGAGCTTTTTTAAAATCAAGTACGTCTTCTCTTTTAGAAGTAGATAAGAAGAAAGCTTCTGGATAAGTTTCTTGTATTTGCTGTTTAGTTTCTTCATCAGCTGAATCTAGCTTGTTAATAACTATCATATATGAAACAGAAAATCTTTTAAATTCTCGCAAAAGCTCTGACTCAAACTCTTTATCTATATCATTTATATCGTGGACAATGAGAGCAAAGTCTATCTGAGTGAACATTTCCTTAGCTCTATTTTTTCTAAGCTCTCCTAGCACTCCTACATCATCTAGACCAGCAGTATCTATAAATAATACTGGACCATAAGGAAGAAGCTCCATAGCTTTTTTTACAGGGTCAGTAGTGGTACCACCAATATCTGAAACTAATGATACCTTTTGCTCAGTTATTGCATTTAATAACGAAGATTTTCCTGCATTTCTTTTTCCAAATATCCCTATATGGGTTCTGTTTCCAGAAGGTGTAGTATTCATTTTTAGCCTCCTATAGGAATAAATCTCTTTCGCCAGTTTCTATTAATCCAAGATTTTTTATTAATAGAGCTTTTACTTTTTCATTTTCTAGCTTTTCTGCTTCTTTGTAGATTAGCTCTTTAGCAGAAGATTTAAGCTCGCTATCTCCAAAATCCTCTACGTATTCCATAAGAGTCATAAGAGCATTTGGGCTGCATACATTGTGGATGTTTCCTGATTTTGCAAGCTGCATAAATCTATCCCCAGTACGACCTGATCTATAGCATGCTGTACAGTAGCTAGGTACGAAGCCTTGAGCTAAAAGTGATTTTACAACCTCTAGTGGAGAACGGTGGTCAGAAACATCAAACTGCTCTACAGATCTTCCGTCTTCTCTTTCCTTGTATCCACCTACACCAGTTGATGATCCAGCGCTTACTTGAGAAATACCGTAGTGGATAGCTTCTCTTCTAAGCTCTACAGATTCTCTTGTGCTCAGTATCATTCCTGTAAATGGCACAGCAAGTCTAATTACAGCTATAAGGCGCTTAAAGGTTTCGTCATCAAGGATATGAGGGAACATATCTAAATCCATACCTTCTGCTTTTTTAAGTCTAGGAACAGATATAGTATGAAAACCAACTCCATATTTTTGCTCTAGATGTGCATTGTGCATCATAAGGCCAAGTACTTCGAATTTATAATCATATAGCCCAAATAAAACTCCTGCGCCTACATCATCTATTCCAGCTTCCATAGCTCTGTCAAAAGCAGTAAGATGGTATTCGTAGTTGCCTTTTAAGCAATCTGTGTGCATTACCTCATAGGTAGGACGGTGATAAGTTTCTTGGAATAAGATATAAGTTCCGATATCTCTATCTTTAAGTTTTTTGTAATTTTCAACTGTTGTAGCTGCGACATTTACATTTATACGTCTGATATTTCCATCATTTGTTTTTACAGAGTAGATTGTGTCAATAGCCTCGAGTACGTAATCTAAAGGACAGTTATTAGGGTCTTCTCCTGCCTCGAGTGCTATTCTTTTATGACCCATTTGCTCTAATATCTTTACTTCCTGTATAATTTCTTCTTGTGACAGTTTCTTTCTGTCAAACTGATTACAGGCTTGATATCCGCAGTATTTACATGAATTTACGCAGTAATTAGAAATATATAAAGGAGCAAACATTACAACTCTATTGCCATAAATTTTATTTTTGATTTCTCCAGCAGCTTTAAAAAGAGCCTTTGTTACTTCTTCGTCGTCATTTTGAAGTATAGCCGCTATCTCATCATAAGTAAGGCCTTGAAGCTTAGCACCTTTATCTATAATGTTTAGCAAAGCTTCTTTAGGTACATTTTTATTTTTTTCTAGAGTTTCGTATATCAGCTGTTCATTTATCATTATTTTCTCCTCCAATTTTTATAATCACCGCGCGCCATATCAATATAAAATCCTGCATCTAAGCATTCCTTTTTTAATTGCTCAAGTGCCTCGTAGCTTTCGGTATCAGTTATTTTCTTTCCATCGTAGAGCTGGTAGCTCTTTTTATAATCATAAGGGGTAAGATTTGGCATTACTACATTTGCACCAACTCTAAATCCCTTGTATCTATTTTCTGACTTCAAAGTTGCAAGTGAAGTTGTAGATGGTATAAGCGAAGTAGGAAGCATAAGCCTAAGTATGGCAATTAATGTATAGGTAAGTTCAGCGCTTCCAGCAGATTCATCTCTAAGAGGCGTGTTCTTGTGAGGGATAAATGGCCCTATACCTATCATGTGAGGATTAAGCTCCTTTATAAATAAGAGGTCATCTGCTATATCCTCGATTTCTTGACCAGGGACACCTACCATGAATCCTGTACCTACCTGAAATCCTATGTCTTTTAAATCAAAAAGCGATTTAATTCTATTTTCATAAGACATTTTTGGATGGAGCTTTTCATATAGATTTTTATTAATAGTTTCATGTCTGATTAGGAAACGATCTGCTCCTGCATCGTACAGCTTTTGATAGCTCTCTTTTGAACGCTCACCGATAGAGAGGGTTACAGCCGCCTCAGGAAACTGAGTTTTAATGCTGGAAATAATAGCTGCAAATTTATCATCTGTAAATGAAGTATCTTCTCCACCTTGCATTACAAATGTTCTAAAGCCTAAGCTATATCCGATTTCTGCAGTTTTTATTACTTCCTCTGGGGTCATATGATAACGGGTTAATTCCTTATTATGTATAGAGATTCCGCAATAGGTACAATCGTTTTTGCAGTAGTTGGAAAATTCTATTAAGCCTCTCACATACACGCTGTTTTTGTAATGCTCGTAGCGCACGCTATAGGCTTTTTCATAAAGATACTCCCTTTCTTCATCATTTATATGAAGAAGTAGGTTTATAAGATTGGCTTTTGAAAGGGTTTGCTCCTGATAGAGCTCATTGATTAAATCACGCATCAAGCGGTTATTTCCTTCTTTGATATGGATGTTTTGACTACAACAGAAGGAATATTGCCAAGTTTTCCAGTAAGACTGTTTATCTCGTCTAGACTACCTACAACAGTTATAGAAATAACTGATATATTGTCTTCAGGAAAGGGAATGCCCATTCTGCCTTTTACTATGCCTTTAAACTCAGATAGGACATGGTTGAATCTTTCTTGACTGATATCAGGTGATTCTAAAACTGCTCCTATCACAGCTATTTTTTGAGACATAATATACCTCCTTCACTAGTTATTGAATCTGCAAACAAAAAAACCTATGGAAGGATCCATAGGTTGAATAAGCCTATTTGCCCGATCCTTGAAGATTAGAATTCTCTTTTCTATCAGGATTTTCATTTCAAAAGCACTCTTAATAAAAGGCTCACCTCTTAGAAAAAGCGAAGAATAATTTATTGATAAATTTTTAATGAATTATTCTAAATACAGAGTATCAGCAGAGCGCTAAAAAGTCAATAAAATTGTTAAATTATTAACTCTAAATATTTACAATCAAGTTGATGAAAATCTGTCTTAAAATTTAAAATATGAGAGGAATTAATAATCATAAGAAGAGGAACTGAAAGCTATAAAATATTAGAGGTTCTAAATTCTAAATATAAAAAAGTGACTGCAGATTTAGCTACAGTCACTTTTTTGTTAGATTTCTAATAATTCATTTATTCTTTCTTTGTCAAAACCTACAACTACTTCATCTTCTATAAAAATCGCTGGAACACCCATGATTTTCTTTTGGATTAAAGTTTTTCTAGCTTCTGGATCTTCACTTACATTTTTTTCAGTGTAAGGTATATTATTTTCATTGAAATAATCTTTAGCTGCATGACAGTAAGAACAAGATGAACTAGTATAAATTGTCACATTTTTCATTTTTGTAAACCCTCCCTTCGATGTTAAGTCGATACAATATCAAATATACCCGAATTATTTAAAGAAAAACATAAAAAAATAAACTTAGTATACAAAATGCTATATAATATAATTAAAATATAAAGTTAGAAAAATATGAAAATTATGTGATTTTAAATAGATGGGAGATATGTCATGATAGCTCAGCTTATAAAAAATGTCGAACAGGTAGTGATAGGTAAAAATGAAATCATTGAAAAAATAATAATAGCGCTTTTATGCAAGGGACATGTACTACTTGAGGATGTTCCAGGAGTTGGAAAAACTACCCTTGTGAGAGCACTTGCTCAGTCTATGGACCTTAGCTTTAGCAGAATTCAGTTTACGCCAGATTTACTTCCGGCAGATTTGTTAGGGATTTCAGTTTTTAATCCTAAGGATGCTCAGTTTCATTTTCAAAAAGGGCCACTTCATTCACAGCTGGTTCTTGCAGATGAAATAAATAGAACCTCCCCAAAAACTCAATCTAGCTTACTTGAGGTAATGCAAGAGCAACAGATAACAGTGGATAACAAAACCTATAAGCTAGAGGATCCATTTATGGTTATAGCAACTCAAAATCCAATAGAGCATGAAGGGACATTTCCACTGCCAGAGTCACAGCTAGATAGATTTTTTATGAAGCTATCCATGGGATATCCTGATGAACAAGAGGAACTGAAGCTACTTGAGCTAAATATCAGTGCAAAAACCTTGCCAGTTATTGTAGATGTACAGTCTATAATGGAATCTAGAAAAAAAGCTGAAGCTATTTTTGTTTCAGAATCTATTAAACGATATATTGTAAGGCTAACTAGAGCAACGAGAAGGCATGAGCTAGTTGACTTAGGAGCTAGTCCAAGAGCAACAATTGCTTTATATAATGCCAGTAAAGCTCTTGCTTATCTAAGAGGAAGAGCCTATGTGATTCCGGAAGATGTAAAGGAGCTATTTATTGATATAGTTTCGCATCGAATATTTATATCTCCTCAGGCAAAGTATCAAGGTAAAAGCGAAAAGCTAATCTTAAAGGAGATTATGGATTCTACAGCAGTGCCTTTGGAGGTATAGGATGGTTAATATAGCATCATATAAATTCTATTTCATAGGAGGAGTGATTATCGCACTTACTATAGTAGTAGGGGGAGATATTCCAAACTTTGTATTTAAGGTGTGGGTATTAGCGCTTTTATTTTCTTTACTTACACTTATTTATTACGTTAATAAGCTCGCATATAGATTTGAAATAGAAAGCACAGAGATTTTTGCAGGACAAAGAGTGAGGATAAGATATAAGCTAGCTAATTTAGGTAGCTTTATTCCAGCGAACAATATAACTTTTTCAAATACAAGTGATGAAAAGCTAAGACAGTCAGAGTTTTGCGAAAAAATATATATACCAGCCAACGACTATTATGAAATAAAAAGAGATTTGCATCCAAAGCGCAGAGGCTTTTACAAGATAGGGAAAGTAAAGGTAATAGCCAAGGATGCACTAGGACTTTTTTATGTTGAGAAGTTCTTTGAGCAAAAGGATATTTTGACTGTATATCCGAATCTAATAGAGCTAAAAGAATTTGATATTCCACCTTCAGACTATTTCGGAGAGCAAACCATAGCCTCTCTTATTAGTGAAGACTATACGAGTATAAAGCGAATTAGAAAATATACACAGGGAGACCCTTTGAAAAAAATAAATCAGAGACTTACTGCAAAAATGGGAGAGCCTTATGTAAATGAATATGATTCCTCTTCAAAACCCAAGCTAATACTTCTTGCAGATGCTTATACTCATTCATATGACAATGACGAGTATTCGATAATTGAAGATACCTTAGTAGATACAGTAGCATCAATTAGCCATTATGCCCTTATGAATAAGATAGAGGTTTTATATATAGACTCAACAAACAAGCACCCGTATTTCAATGCTAGAGACATGGGTAGCTTTATGCCATTACTAAAACGATTGGCTGGCTTCGAGCCTGAAGGAAGCCTTCCACTAGAAAAATTTCTACTAGATGAAGCTATAAGTCTATCTTTTAACAGCAGCATAGTGCTTTTAACACCATCCTTAGATTTAAATAAATGCAGAATTATCACTACCCTTAAAAAAAGAGGATTTGATATCATGCCTATTGTTTTTGAAACTTCAGATGCCCAAGAGGAGCTTAAAAGAAATCTTAGAAAAGACAATATCATGCCAGTTACTATAAGGCCAAAATATAAAAAGGTTGATGACTATGAAAATTAAAACCTCCCAAACATATAAAGTCTTTGCACTGTATTTTATGAGTTTGGCTATTTACAGCATGGTTCTTTCAGCTGTAGGAATACAGCAAGGACTATCGACAAGCATGTTTCTTGTAGCATGTTTTAATTTTATTTGTGTTCTTATATATAAATCTAATAGACTTAGATCTATTATGTACTCGATTCTTCCAAAGCTTACACTAGCTCAGCTAGAAATAGGATTTTATTCAGTTTTATTTCTTTTTATTAGCTTAATTACAGAAAAAGAGATAAATGGATATTTTATTTGGATTTCAGACATGTTTGCTAGAGGAACTTATATAACTATCGAAAGATATGAAAGCTTTTCTGAATTCATACTGATAGCTATAGTTTGCATTTTTGTCATGCTTCTAATTAAAAAAAGACTAGGCTTTGTGACTGTTTTAATGTATGCATTTTTTATTTTATCTTGGCATTTTTATGTGCCAGGGGCCTATTTATATTCCATTATTTATACAATGGGAAGCCTTGCTTTTTTTGTAGATAAAGCTAGCTTTGAGCCTGATGATAAAGTAAATGAAGTGAGGCTTAATTTTTATGGACCTATTATAGGGATTGCTCTAAGTATTCTTGCGCTCATCATTCCATTAAAACTGCCTGTAGTTTATTTAGATGATTTTGCACAGGAAATGACATCGAGATTTCCGATTTTAGAGTCTATGAGAGAAACTGTTGAGGATGCTATAGGTGGAAGCTCTTTTAGATTCTCAGATTTGCCTTATCAGCCCAATACAAAGAAATTAGGTGGAAGCGTTGAGCTCTCGGATGGGATTGCACTCAAAGTCAAAGCCAAGGAGCCTTTGTACTTAAGAGGAAGTGTAAAGCATGTATACACAGGATATTCATGGGAATTAAAAGAGCCCTTATATTATAAAATGCAGGATAATAAACTCAAACTAGAGCCTGAATCCTTAGGCTATATTCCTGAAAAAATAGAAATTTATCCTGAAAATTTAAAAACTAGAACAATTTTTAATCCATATTTTACTTATGAAGTCGCTAATATAGAGGATACTGAACTGATATATACTATGGATTTGGAAATAATGAGAAATAATGGTCAAAAAAATCAAACAAAGCCCTATGAAGTTGGTTATTTTTCTGTTGATTATTTAGGTGAAAGAGAGTATTCAGATGAAGAACTAGATATGCTTAAGCCATATCAAAGCCTACCTAGCTCAGTAACAGACAGGACAGTAGCTTTAGCAGAGAAGATAACAAGTGAGCACGAGGGTGTATATAAAAAGCTATTAGCACTAGAGGATTATTTAAAAAACAACTATCCTTACACATTAACCACATCTGAGCTTCCAACAGATAGTGATTTTGTGGATTATTTTCTTTTTGAGGAGAAAAAAGGATACTGTACTTATTTTTCGTCAGCTATGGCAGTTATGGCCAGGAGTATAGGAATTGCTACTAGATACGTAGAGGGCTTTCGAATGGATGAGGAATTGGATGAAGCTGGACTTTATATAGTCAGAGAAGATAGAGCTCATGCCTGGGTAGAGGCTTATATTCCTGGAACTGGATGGCTGCCATTTGAACCTACAGGTAGTCTTACTCAAGAAGAAATAGATCAAAGAAATAGGCTTAATGAATCCGAAAATACAGATGAATATGATAATGAATCTGCTCCTTTAGGTCAGGATGATGAAACTGAGTCCAGGAAGAACCAAGAAGATGCTGGGTTTGAGTATGATGATTCAGAGGTGATAGCTTCAAATGAGCCAGTAAAAATAAGCTCAAAGCTAATTGTGCTTTTAATAGGAGGAGCTTTATTAGTAAGTATGATTTTTCGAAAAAGGCTTTTTGAAGAATATAGACGTTTTAGGATTAAGAAGGAAAAGGGTATGGAGGGGTTTAAAAAGAGATATTTTGAAATAATTCGTATTGCAAAATTAATGGATGAAGCCGAGATTAAGGGTACTCCAAAAGAAATTATAAATATCTTGAATAATAAATTCAGTTTTAGCGAGCATAATCTTGGAGAGATAGTTAATGAAGCTTTTTACTCAGGAAAGATTATAAAGCAGTCACAGCTTGACATCATGGATGAGGCTTATGAAAGTATATTTAGGGTATATATCAAACACAAGAATACTGACAATTAAAAGAGCTTCAACTGCTAGTAAACTCTAGGAGATTTATTGTGATGAGGAGGGAATAGCATGAGAGTAATTCAAGTGGAAAATTATGAAAAAATGAGTAAGCTTGCAGCAAAGATAATTTCTTCCCAAATAATTCTAAACCCTAAAATAAAAATAGGTCTAGCTACTGGGTCTACCCCAGTAGGTCTTTATGAGGAGCTAATAAAGCTCTACAAGGAAAAAGAAATATCCTTTTCAGAGGTTTTAACCTTTAACCTAGATGAATACTATCCTTTAAAAAACAGCCATAAAAGTAGCTATCATGTATTTATGGAGGAGAATTTATTTAAGCATGTTGACATAAAAATAAGCAATACTCATATTCCAAATGGGGAAGCTGAGAATCCTTTCGAGGAGGCTTTACGTTATGAAAAAGCTATAGAAGCTGTAGGAGGAATAGACCTTCAGTTACTTGGAATAGGTATAAATGGTCATATTGGATTTAACGAGCCTAGTGACTACTTCGAAAAGGAAACTCATCTTGTAGATTTAAGCAAAGCTACTTTAAACTCAAATGCAAAATATTTTGATGATAGAGAATCTATGCCTACAAAGGCTATCAGTGTAGGCATAGGAACAATTATGAAGAGCAAGAAAATTTTACTGCTAGCAAGTGGAACTAGCAAGTCAGAAATTGTAGAGAGAATGATTTATGGAAAAGTAAGTCCAAAGGTTCCTGCCTCTATTTTGCAATTTCATAACGATATAACTGTAATCCTAGATAAAGAAGCGGGTAAAGGACTTAAGCTTCACGATAAAAACGCATAAATAAATCCTCGTTTTTTGTAAATTTTACTCCGTAATAGCTTTCATTTATATCTATATATTCTATGAAGTGGAGTTCATCATCCTTTAATCTGGTTATGAGCTCTTCTTTTGGTATAAAATAGTCATCAGAAGCTTTTAAGCCTAGGTCAGCTTCTGTTTTTTCTATTTCAAGTATCCATAATTCACCGTCTTCTTTTAATAATCTTTTTATTTCTTTAACAAATTGTTTTACGTTTGGTATTTTTTTTAGTATATGAAACATGAAAATAACATCAGCAGAGCCATCAGGCAGTGCAGTTGTGTAGTTATGAGATCTAATAAATTTTGCATCAGAGGATTCTGGCCTTGCTCTAAGTAGTTCGTTGATAGTGTCGATACTTAAATCAACTCCTATCACATTGGTGAAGAACTTTTCTGAGGTAAAAGTAAAGTAACCGTCATTGCAACCAAAATCAATAAAAGTGCCTTTGTAAGCTCTTTTGTTCATAAATTTTAAAATTACATCCTCAGCTGGTGGCAGATAAGCTTTAGCTTCCTTT
This is a stretch of genomic DNA from Acetoanaerobium sticklandii. It encodes these proteins:
- the hydF gene encoding [FeFe] hydrogenase H-cluster maturation GTPase HydF; protein product: MNTTPSGNRTHIGIFGKRNAGKSSLLNAITEQKVSLVSDIGGTTTDPVKKAMELLPYGPVLFIDTAGLDDVGVLGELRKNRAKEMFTQIDFALIVHDINDIDKEFESELLREFKRFSVSYMIVINKLDSADEETKQQIQETYPEAFFLSTSKREDVLDFKKALIDKLSKKMEEETIIGDLLPYGSHVVLVVPIDSEAPKGRIILPQVQLIRDALDHGIICHVVRDTELSDTLERLDKVDLVVTDSQAFQEVSKIVPEEIPLTSFSILFARQKGDLKTFYDGIKVIESLPPDARILMAEICTHNTSHEDIGRYKIPALLKRNLGESLRFEFFQGNEYPQDVSNYDLVVHCGGCMMTKKQMNNRLNLLNQVAVPVTNYGVLLAWGARILERSMKPFKEEL
- the hydG gene encoding [FeFe] hydrogenase H-cluster radical SAM maturase HydG produces the protein MINEQLIYETLEKNKNVPKEALLNIIDKGAKLQGLTYDEIAAILQNDDEEVTKALFKAAGEIKNKIYGNRVVMFAPLYISNYCVNSCKYCGYQACNQFDRKKLSQEEIIQEVKILEQMGHKRIALEAGEDPNNCPLDYVLEAIDTIYSVKTNDGNIRRINVNVAATTVENYKKLKDRDIGTYILFQETYHRPTYEVMHTDCLKGNYEYHLTAFDRAMEAGIDDVGAGVLFGLYDYKFEVLGLMMHNAHLEQKYGVGFHTISVPRLKKAEGMDLDMFPHILDDETFKRLIAVIRLAVPFTGMILSTRESVELRREAIHYGISQVSAGSSTGVGGYKEREDGRSVEQFDVSDHRSPLEVVKSLLAQGFVPSYCTACYRSGRTGDRFMQLAKSGNIHNVCSPNALMTLMEYVEDFGDSELKSSAKELIYKEAEKLENEKVKALLIKNLGLIETGERDLFL
- the hydE gene encoding [FeFe] hydrogenase H-cluster radical SAM maturase HydE, whose translation is MRDLINELYQEQTLSKANLINLLLHINDEEREYLYEKAYSVRYEHYKNSVYVRGLIEFSNYCKNDCTYCGISIHNKELTRYHMTPEEVIKTAEIGYSLGFRTFVMQGGEDTSFTDDKFAAIISSIKTQFPEAAVTLSIGERSKESYQKLYDAGADRFLIRHETINKNLYEKLHPKMSYENRIKSLFDLKDIGFQVGTGFMVGVPGQEIEDIADDLLFIKELNPHMIGIGPFIPHKNTPLRDESAGSAELTYTLIAILRLMLPTSLIPSTTSLATLKSENRYKGFRVGANVVMPNLTPYDYKKSYQLYDGKKITDTESYEALEQLKKECLDAGFYIDMARGDYKNWRRK
- a CDS encoding TM1266 family iron-only hydrogenase system putative regulator → MSQKIAVIGAVLESPDISQERFNHVLSEFKGIVKGRMGIPFPEDNISVISITVVGSLDEINSLTGKLGNIPSVVVKTSISKKEITA
- a CDS encoding glutaredoxin family protein — encoded protein: MKNVTIYTSSSCSYCHAAKDYFNENNIPYTEKNVSEDPEARKTLIQKKIMGVPAIFIEDEVVVGFDKERINELLEI
- a CDS encoding AAA family ATPase; translated protein: MIAQLIKNVEQVVIGKNEIIEKIIIALLCKGHVLLEDVPGVGKTTLVRALAQSMDLSFSRIQFTPDLLPADLLGISVFNPKDAQFHFQKGPLHSQLVLADEINRTSPKTQSSLLEVMQEQQITVDNKTYKLEDPFMVIATQNPIEHEGTFPLPESQLDRFFMKLSMGYPDEQEELKLLELNISAKTLPVIVDVQSIMESRKKAEAIFVSESIKRYIVRLTRATRRHELVDLGASPRATIALYNASKALAYLRGRAYVIPEDVKELFIDIVSHRIFISPQAKYQGKSEKLILKEIMDSTAVPLEV
- a CDS encoding DUF58 domain-containing protein — its product is MVNIASYKFYFIGGVIIALTIVVGGDIPNFVFKVWVLALLFSLLTLIYYVNKLAYRFEIESTEIFAGQRVRIRYKLANLGSFIPANNITFSNTSDEKLRQSEFCEKIYIPANDYYEIKRDLHPKRRGFYKIGKVKVIAKDALGLFYVEKFFEQKDILTVYPNLIELKEFDIPPSDYFGEQTIASLISEDYTSIKRIRKYTQGDPLKKINQRLTAKMGEPYVNEYDSSSKPKLILLADAYTHSYDNDEYSIIEDTLVDTVASISHYALMNKIEVLYIDSTNKHPYFNARDMGSFMPLLKRLAGFEPEGSLPLEKFLLDEAISLSFNSSIVLLTPSLDLNKCRIITTLKKRGFDIMPIVFETSDAQEELKRNLRKDNIMPVTIRPKYKKVDDYEN
- a CDS encoding transglutaminase domain-containing protein, which produces MSLAIYSMVLSAVGIQQGLSTSMFLVACFNFICVLIYKSNRLRSIMYSILPKLTLAQLEIGFYSVLFLFISLITEKEINGYFIWISDMFARGTYITIERYESFSEFILIAIVCIFVMLLIKKRLGFVTVLMYAFFILSWHFYVPGAYLYSIIYTMGSLAFFVDKASFEPDDKVNEVRLNFYGPIIGIALSILALIIPLKLPVVYLDDFAQEMTSRFPILESMRETVEDAIGGSSFRFSDLPYQPNTKKLGGSVELSDGIALKVKAKEPLYLRGSVKHVYTGYSWELKEPLYYKMQDNKLKLEPESLGYIPEKIEIYPENLKTRTIFNPYFTYEVANIEDTELIYTMDLEIMRNNGQKNQTKPYEVGYFSVDYLGEREYSDEELDMLKPYQSLPSSVTDRTVALAEKITSEHEGVYKKLLALEDYLKNNYPYTLTTSELPTDSDFVDYFLFEEKKGYCTYFSSAMAVMARSIGIATRYVEGFRMDEELDEAGLYIVREDRAHAWVEAYIPGTGWLPFEPTGSLTQEEIDQRNRLNESENTDEYDNESAPLGQDDETESRKNQEDAGFEYDDSEVIASNEPVKISSKLIVLLIGGALLVSMIFRKRLFEEYRRFRIKKEKGMEGFKKRYFEIIRIAKLMDEAEIKGTPKEIINILNNKFSFSEHNLGEIVNEAFYSGKIIKQSQLDIMDEAYESIFRVYIKHKNTDN
- the nagB gene encoding glucosamine-6-phosphate deaminase; this encodes MRVIQVENYEKMSKLAAKIISSQIILNPKIKIGLATGSTPVGLYEELIKLYKEKEISFSEVLTFNLDEYYPLKNSHKSSYHVFMEENLFKHVDIKISNTHIPNGEAENPFEEALRYEKAIEAVGGIDLQLLGIGINGHIGFNEPSDYFEKETHLVDLSKATLNSNAKYFDDRESMPTKAISVGIGTIMKSKKILLLASGTSKSEIVERMIYGKVSPKVPASILQFHNDITVILDKEAGKGLKLHDKNA
- a CDS encoding class I SAM-dependent methyltransferase gives rise to the protein MDTNKNNNISKEAKAYLPPAEDVILKFMNKRAYKGTFIDFGCNDGYFTFTSEKFFTNVIGVDLSIDTINELLRARPESSDAKFIRSHNYTTALPDGSADVIFMFHILKKIPNVKQFVKEIKRLLKEDGELWILEIEKTEADLGLKASDDYFIPKEELITRLKDDELHFIEYIDINESYYGVKFTKNEDLFMRFYREA